Proteins from a genomic interval of Longimicrobium sp.:
- the rseP gene encoding RIP metalloprotease RseP — translation MLTTIISTVIGLSVLILVHELGHFLAAKAVNIQVPRFSLGFGARLAGFRVGETEFVLSAIPLGGYVKMAGMEDDEAAEALEGTGEDYVVDPARTFDSKSLPARTLVISAGVIMNLLFAFLVFTGLSLAYGETLHPVTRISTPPAAQLKGAGRVLAAVPDGATLAAVGAEPVKTWQDVGGALARAPGGPLELRFSDAPPVTLNLPASQEQRAELLNQVEPFREPVISDVVAGSAASRAGLRRGDRVVRADGRPVGSWLQLVAAIQSHAGKPLALVVERAGKPVALTVTPEEQSDKDALGKPVKVGKIGAAPMPVPSTHRRVGFAESVRTGAEQTWGAVVLIGTVLKDLLTGQLSPRNMGGILSIGEASGQTAQMGLEVWLGFIALFSVNLAVLNLLPIPILDGGHLMFLAFEAVRGRPLSVEARIRLSQVGLVIVVALMIWANGNDVVRLVFGR, via the coding sequence GTGCTGACGACAATCATCTCGACCGTCATCGGTCTTTCCGTTCTGATCCTGGTCCACGAGCTGGGGCACTTCCTGGCGGCGAAGGCCGTGAACATCCAGGTGCCGCGCTTCTCGCTGGGCTTCGGCGCGCGCCTGGCCGGCTTCCGCGTGGGCGAGACCGAGTTCGTGCTTTCGGCCATCCCGCTGGGCGGGTACGTGAAGATGGCGGGGATGGAGGACGACGAGGCCGCCGAGGCGCTGGAGGGCACGGGCGAGGACTACGTGGTGGACCCCGCGCGGACCTTCGACAGCAAGTCGCTGCCGGCGCGCACGCTGGTGATCTCGGCCGGCGTCATCATGAACCTGCTCTTCGCCTTCCTGGTCTTCACCGGCCTGTCGCTGGCGTACGGCGAGACGCTGCACCCGGTGACCCGCATCTCCACCCCGCCCGCGGCGCAGCTGAAGGGCGCCGGGCGCGTGCTGGCGGCGGTGCCGGACGGGGCCACGCTGGCCGCGGTGGGCGCGGAGCCGGTGAAGACCTGGCAGGACGTGGGCGGAGCGCTGGCGCGCGCCCCCGGCGGCCCGCTGGAGCTGCGCTTTTCCGACGCACCGCCGGTGACGCTGAACCTTCCCGCCTCGCAGGAGCAGCGCGCGGAGCTGCTGAACCAGGTGGAGCCCTTCCGCGAGCCGGTGATTTCGGACGTGGTCGCGGGCTCGGCGGCGTCGCGCGCGGGGCTGCGGCGGGGCGACCGGGTGGTGCGGGCCGACGGGCGCCCCGTGGGCTCGTGGCTGCAGCTGGTGGCGGCCATCCAGAGCCACGCCGGGAAGCCGCTGGCGCTGGTGGTGGAGCGCGCCGGGAAGCCGGTGGCGCTCACCGTGACCCCCGAGGAGCAGTCCGACAAGGACGCGCTGGGGAAGCCGGTGAAGGTGGGGAAGATCGGCGCGGCGCCCATGCCGGTGCCGTCCACGCACCGCAGGGTGGGCTTCGCGGAATCGGTGCGGACGGGCGCGGAGCAGACGTGGGGCGCGGTGGTGCTCATCGGCACGGTGCTGAAGGACCTGCTCACGGGCCAGCTGTCGCCCCGCAACATGGGCGGCATCCTTTCCATCGGCGAGGCGTCGGGGCAGACGGCGCAGATGGGGCTGGAGGTGTGGCTGGGGTTCATCGCCCTGTTCTCGGTGAACCTGGCCGTGCTGAACCTGCTCCCCATCCCCATCCTGGACGGCGGGCACCTGATGTTCCTGGCCTTCGAGGCCGTCCGCGGCCGCCCGCTCTCGGTGGAGGCGCGCATCCGCCTCTCGCAGGTGGGCTTGGTGATCGTGGTCGCGCTGATGATCTGGGCCAACGGCAACGACGTGGTCCGGCTGGTGTTCGGCCGCTAG